A region from the Sandaracinus amylolyticus genome encodes:
- the rsgA gene encoding ribosome small subunit-dependent GTPase A, with protein MSDRITGRVLRATAGFFRVRTAEGDVECRMRGRLKKERADTDLAVIGDLVAIEKSGDTGVIVEVEPRGTKFSRLHPTSRGRAIEDVLVANLDQVLLVFSASLPRMNPRLVDRFLVVAEHNDVAAVIVATKMDEPEAHDARERFGVYERIGYPVLYTSAKEGVGVDSVRARLAGRISALTGPSGAGKSSMLNAVQPGLALAVGEIGDMVRKGRHTTRVAELHPLEGAEDGFVADTPGIRELASFAIPPRELARCFVDLRPFLGDCAFGDCVHDREPECAVRAAVERGEIAPERYDSYLRQLRGEDLRA; from the coding sequence ATGAGCGATCGGATCACGGGGCGGGTGCTGCGCGCGACGGCGGGGTTCTTCCGCGTGCGCACCGCCGAGGGCGACGTCGAGTGCCGCATGCGCGGTCGCCTCAAGAAGGAGCGCGCGGACACCGATCTCGCGGTGATCGGCGATCTCGTCGCGATCGAGAAGAGCGGCGACACCGGGGTCATCGTCGAGGTCGAGCCGCGCGGGACGAAGTTCTCGCGGCTGCATCCGACCTCGCGCGGGCGTGCGATCGAGGACGTGCTCGTCGCGAACCTCGATCAGGTGCTGCTCGTGTTCTCGGCGAGCCTTCCGCGCATGAACCCGCGGCTCGTCGATCGGTTCCTCGTCGTCGCCGAGCACAACGACGTCGCCGCGGTGATCGTCGCGACGAAGATGGACGAGCCCGAGGCGCACGACGCGCGCGAGCGCTTCGGTGTCTACGAGCGCATCGGCTATCCGGTGCTCTACACGAGCGCGAAGGAAGGCGTCGGCGTCGACTCGGTGCGCGCGCGTCTCGCGGGGCGCATCTCCGCGCTCACCGGACCTTCCGGCGCGGGCAAGAGCAGCATGCTCAACGCGGTGCAGCCCGGGCTCGCGCTCGCGGTCGGCGAGATCGGCGACATGGTCCGCAAGGGTCGTCACACCACGCGCGTCGCCGAGCTGCATCCGCTCGAGGGCGCCGAGGACGGCTTCGTCGCGGACACGCCGGGCATCCGAGAGCTCGCGTCGTTCGCCATCCCGCCGCGCGAGCTCGCGCGCTGCTTCGTCGATCTGCGCCCGTTCCTCGGCGACTGCGCGTTCGGCGACTGCGTGCACGATCGCGAGCCCGAGTGCGCGGTGCGCGCCGCCGTCGAGCGCGGCGAGATCGCGCCCGAGCGATACGACAGCTACCTGCGCCAGCTCCGGGGCGAAGATCTGCGCGCCTGA